The region ttagatatttacacattttgttaaaataaaacgaatggttaaacttgTGACTAAAAGTTAATGGCATCATCTAGTAAAATACGAAGTATTATTTAGGCATTCATTTCTTGGATGTAAACTCAGTTGTGGAATGCCAGAAAATCTAGGGTACATTTTGATTAAAATTGATATGAAACATTTTGAGAACAGAAAGAGGATTTCCccaacatataaaataatttgccCTCACAATTTCACGAATTTCAGGGAGACCTTTTAGTCAAGTGAAGAGCAAGCTCAAGAAAGACTACGCATCTGTTCAGTTGACAGCTTGGAAGGTAAATCTCCTTTTCTGAGTGTTTGTTGGATGTGCTGCAGTAATCTGTAGATAGCCCAGAAAAGAAGATGTTCTTGTTATGCAAAAATATAGAGCCTCCCGTCTCAGGTGGATTTTTGAAAacattgaatttgaattttaaaataaaccctCAGATGATTTAAATGTGTTCTGGTCATGCCATCACTCAAGAGATGAATTGTCGCACTCCCTTTGCGCCACACCCCAAAAGTTGATTTCTTGCTGTGCCCCTGGACAAGTACGGAAGATGTGGTTGACACAATGCGGTTTATTCGGACATGATCGATAGGGTTGTTCGGCGGGCAAAAGTATCAATAAGTTACATgtcgtttattttggaattttatCATTGAGAGGGCAAAAACAAGTATTTAATATGTGGCCCGATTAATTTGATGGTTACTCCGTGCAGTTCTGGCCAATTGTTAGTTGGATCAACTATGAATACATGCCGCTCCAGCTGCGAGTTCTTTTCCACAGCTTCGTTGCATCCTGCTGGTGAGGCCCTAATTCTTTCACGCGTTTCTTGTGCTGTCATGTAAAATTTGCTTGAAATGGACAGTGGTTGGTAATAATTATGCTTTTGGTTTGGATTCACAATTACAGGGCAGTATTTCTTAACCTAAAAGCAGCAAGGTCCATTGCCACTAGTAAGAAGGCGTAAAGATAGCAGGGAGATGCATGCTGCTTGCTGTCGACATTCTTCAGGTGAAGAAGGCTCAAGAGAACTCAAGCGGCTGggcttatttataatttagatgGCGTCATTTCACTCGTTCATTCTGCCAGTTTGTACGTGCAAACTTAATTGGTGATACATATTTATGCCCTTTGTCTGTATGCCAACCACTTTACAGGCCATTTGGTACACCACGGCACACCTTGAGCATGTGATAAAAAGGTCACACCCACTCGTATATTGGTCGTGTGGTGGGtttgtgcatatatgtatatctatATTACTAGCTAAATTAGGGATGATAATTTTATCCATAGGTATGAGTACCCGATGAGTATGGTATGGGTGTGATTTTTTACCTGTGGGTATGCCCGCCCGTAACCCGAATATTAAATGGGTAGTAACcgggttttaatttttacccgTGGATAATCCGTACACAATCcgatatatataagtttgattGACACGTACAATCACATACATATAGCTTGATTTGGGCCAATTAACCCATACAAACaatcacacacatatatacagtAAAACCCTAAGAGGATAATATTGCTCTCACTGGCCGCTCGACTGCTCtccacgcggcggcggtggagagtcACGGCGGTGGGgtggccagcggcggcgacggggactccggcggtggctcgggcgGCCAACGTCAGCGTGGCGGacagctgcggcggcgaccaaCGGGGCTTCCACGAGGCGACGGCAGGGTGGCCAGCCCACCATCATCTTTGTTAAATGGGTCATTATACTAATAAACACTCTAGCTGTTCTTGTTACTTGCAATTATACAACTTAATTATCTAagcatattatttatttgagaGAACATCCAATCCcttgaaatattaaaaaaaacttaatggGTATGTGCTATGGAGCAGCTATGTTTGTCACGTGcttcgaaaaaaaataatcggaGAGTAAAGCATATTTAGGGGAGAAAATGgtcagaaaaaaatagtttacgaATAAGACTGGAAGGGAGCGAGAGAGTAAAACTGATGTTTCTCATAacatatatgaatatgatgtatgcatatatgatACACATTTGTCCAGGAATAAATCTGGAGTAAGTATTTATTTGAGAGAACTTACTATTCTACTATTGTTAAGGAGTAGAGTAAATTAAGCCGGTGGTATGGACGTGAGTTTGTGGGGTAGCCAatggatgaaaaatataattttataaattatttattaaataaaatttaaaatattctaGAAATATACTCCGATCAgttataaaaatcaaagaaaacatacatatatgtatcaacgAGGGTTTGACCGATAGAAGAGtaaattttggaaataaaaatatagttttgtaaattatgtactccctccgtccctaaatatttgacattgttgacttttttatatacgtttaatcattcgtcttatttaatttcttttgtaaagtatgtaaagttatatatgtgcataaaagtatacttaacaataaataaaataatataaaaataattagtaattatgtaaattttttaaatcaacatatattaaaaagtcaacggcgttaaatgTAGATGGAGATAgtactaaataaaattaaaaattaaaaaaaatcgccAATGGAATGGGCCGAATGGAGGTTGGGAATGGGCCGAGCGAATTGATGAAAGCCCAATAACAGCTATCTCTAAGAGAAGAGAATGCAAACATAAATACTGTACTTCCATATAGTAGAAGAAACAAGGTGCGGACGCGACGTGTCTCCCCTCCCCTTTCTTCCCCAAATCCGATCGGGGCCTCGTTCGACGACCGGCGAGATCCAATccttgacgacggcggcggcggcggccatggctcGCCGTGTCCCTGCTATTCTTCTCCTCTTCTCGGCGCTGCTCCTCTCCCTTGCCTCAGCTGCTCCGGTGAACTCTTCCTCTCCGAACATCTTCCTTCCTACTCCCTGCCTTTCCTCCTCTAAGATGTCTTTCCTCCATGTACGCTGCAGCAGGCACAAGAAGCCTCCGCTGCCTTCGTCGATGCCGCGTCCCGCCGCTACCTGCGGGATCAACAACACGACCAGGTATCATCCCCAATTCTCTCTACCCCTTTCCTTTCGCTTACTTAGCTCATCGATCCATATATTTCTACCTGCTGTACTGTATGCCAATACGATCCAATCCAATTATGTAGAATTAGAGATCATTCTTTCCTTATTTACCTTTCCCCATCATCTCCTCTCATCGCTCCGCACCTGTACTATAActatatgcatgcatcaagATTATCTTTTTACAGCGAGACCGCCCAATTCCCTTCCACTACCGCTTCTCTAGATTTACTTTTTACATGGATGCACCACAGCAACGTTCATAATGTTTTATATCATCACTCTGCACCAGGCCACTTCAATGTCACTGGAGGAAGTTTCTGCGGCTGTTTCTGTCTTGCTTGGCTTTGCACCACCACCCTTTCTGCCTGCACACTCTTCTTCAAAGGTATTTCAACCTTCACCAGCATACCTTTCTTAACATGTGTTCTGCCACCCTACCTAACCCCTTCAACCTTTGTTGCCTTCATTGCCATGTCAGTTAAACCAAGTTCTACTCCCTAACCCATTTGACAGACCACGGGCTGTTTTCTTGCTGCAAATTGATGAATCCCATGGTATGtctttcttgttctttttatatttcagtATTTGCACTTAATCCATTTAGTTTTGATCTAGCCGCTAACAATGCATCTCTTGATTGTGTGGCAGCCTCCATTGAAAGCATCACATCTGGAGCTGGTAGCATCTTCAAAACCACAATTGAAGGTTTAAGCAATTCTGCTACAGGACTTACAGGTTTCATGAATTTCCTTGGCAACTTCTTATCTTGGGAGTGCACACCGCTATGCTCTTCTGGAACTTGCCATTTTGTTATtgctattaatttatcatatgcTACCTTGTAGATAAGGATGATCTAGTCATCGTTCATTCAGATGAATCTCCAGCTGTTGATTCTGGTTCTGATTATGTTGATAGTGAACTCATTGACTTGGTAAGTTTGACTCTATTCAGGGAGGAAGTAGCATTATGCATAGCATTTACGGCAAACTATAAGAACAACTTTTGCAGGCAAACTGGCTTGGGGGTTCATATGAGAAGGTTGACAGCAAATTAAACATTCCCT is a window of Oryza brachyantha chromosome 8, ObraRS2, whole genome shotgun sequence DNA encoding:
- the LOC102714213 gene encoding uncharacterized protein LOC102714213, producing the protein MARRVPAILLLFSALLLSLASAAPAQEASAAFVDAASRRYLRDQQHDQATSMSLEEVSAAVSVLLGFAPPPFLPAHSSSKLNQVLLPNPFDRPRAVFLLQIDESHASIESITSGAGSIFKTTIEGLSNSATGLTDKDDLVIVHSDESPAVDSGSDYVDSELIDLANWLGGSYEKVDSKLNIPLESGNTLTLLLAKEADMEFASSLISLRKTIKKGIQVHEDFSGGVMSPAELLVCHFIGIKALEEEYGSAEIVKQGTDVVRTAVAKAFDLLRGAYNGEIVGLVISTKEASASLVGPASSLHISRWLEEKSQTNTTGSSEILVRKSLAWITGIILLVSTLIGVCLLMNMPLTRDTLLYSNVKID